The Amylolactobacillus amylophilus DSM 20533 = JCM 1125 genome contains a region encoding:
- a CDS encoding NCS2 family permease, producing MNNLFKLQKNHTKISTEILAGITTFFAMSYILFVNPSILAQTGMPAQAVFLATIIASFVGTMIMGLFANVPYALAPGMGLNAFFTYTVCFALGFSWQQGLALVFICGLINILITVTKIRKMIIRAIPKSLQHAMGGGIGVFIAYVGLKNAGFLQFTSEPANIISVNGAPLAAGQETFKGGLQSIVTGGGIVPALTSFAKPGALLALIGLLIVIVLLIKKVPGAVFISIILTTLIGIPLGVTNFNAATATSLGESFNQLGTTFGAAFGSKGLVTLFNDPSKLALVLMTIFSFSFSDTFDTLGTFIGTGRKTGIFNEQDEAALENGNGFSSKMDRALFADSIATSIGAVFGTSNTTTYVESAAGIGAGGRTGLTAVTVAIMFLLSTVFTPFIAVVPTEALAPALIAVGVMMMSTFKNIDWNDLGEAIPAFFTSIFMGLAYNISYGIAAGFITYCIIQTVRGNAKKVHPILWIVSGLFVVNFILLANI from the coding sequence CTGAACAATCTTTTTAAATTGCAGAAGAATCATACGAAAATATCCACGGAAATCTTGGCAGGAATCACGACATTCTTCGCCATGTCTTACATCCTGTTTGTTAATCCATCAATCCTGGCCCAAACGGGAATGCCGGCGCAGGCGGTCTTTCTTGCTACAATCATCGCCTCGTTTGTGGGTACGATGATTATGGGATTATTCGCGAACGTGCCATATGCATTGGCGCCGGGAATGGGCCTCAATGCGTTTTTCACCTACACGGTCTGCTTCGCGCTTGGTTTTAGTTGGCAACAGGGTTTGGCGTTGGTCTTCATCTGTGGTCTCATCAACATTTTGATCACGGTTACTAAAATTCGGAAGATGATTATCAGAGCAATTCCCAAATCGCTGCAACACGCTATGGGTGGTGGTATCGGTGTTTTTATCGCCTATGTGGGACTGAAAAATGCTGGCTTCCTCCAGTTTACGTCTGAGCCTGCCAATATTATTAGTGTTAATGGTGCGCCACTCGCGGCGGGCCAGGAAACCTTTAAGGGTGGCCTGCAGTCAATTGTGACCGGCGGTGGAATCGTGCCTGCCTTAACTAGTTTTGCGAAACCCGGCGCATTGCTGGCCCTCATCGGTCTGTTAATCGTGATTGTATTACTAATTAAAAAGGTCCCAGGAGCTGTGTTTATCAGCATTATCCTCACTACACTGATTGGTATTCCACTGGGTGTGACCAATTTCAATGCCGCCACAGCCACCTCTCTTGGGGAATCATTCAATCAACTCGGTACGACCTTTGGTGCGGCGTTTGGCTCTAAGGGACTCGTGACCCTGTTTAATGATCCAAGTAAGCTGGCGTTAGTTCTGATGACGATCTTCTCCTTTAGTTTCTCGGACACCTTTGATACGCTAGGTACATTCATCGGTACCGGACGCAAAACTGGAATATTTAACGAGCAGGACGAGGCAGCCCTCGAGAATGGGAATGGCTTTAGTTCTAAAATGGATCGTGCATTGTTTGCTGATTCAATCGCAACCTCGATAGGTGCAGTTTTCGGTACTAGTAACACAACGACGTATGTGGAAAGTGCTGCCGGAATCGGTGCCGGTGGTCGGACTGGCTTGACCGCCGTGACTGTTGCTATTATGTTTCTGCTCTCAACAGTATTTACGCCTTTCATTGCAGTAGTTCCAACAGAAGCTTTGGCGCCAGCACTCATTGCCGTTGGTGTGATGATGATGAGTACATTCAAGAATATTGACTGGAACGATTTGGGTGAAGCCATTCCGGCGTTCTTCACCTCGATCTTTATGGGATTAGCCTACAACATTTCCTACGGTATCGCAGCAGGTTTCATCACTTACTGCATCATCCAAACTGTTCGTGGTAATGCCAAAAAAGTGCATCCAATACTTTGGATTGTCTCTGGCTTGTTCGTGGTGAACTTCATTCTTTTAGCCAACATTTAA
- the leuS gene encoding leucine--tRNA ligase: MAYNHKVVEAKWQKYWAEHKTFKTTEDKNKKNFYALDMFPYPSGKGLHVGHPEGYTATDIISRMRRAQGYNVLHPMGWDAFGLPAEQYAMDTGNDPAEFTKENIATFKKQINMLGFSYDWDREVNTTDPNFYKWTQWIFEQMYKKGLAYEAEVPVNWSPDLGTVVANEEVIDGKTERGGYPVYRKPMRQWMLRITAYADRLLDDLDLVDWPESIKEMQRNWIGRSTGAQVTFKVAATDAQFNVFTTRPDTLFGASYTVLAPEHELVSQITTPAQRETVDAYIKQTEQKSDLLRTDLNHDKTGVFTGAFAINPVNGERLPIWISDYVLASYGTGAVMAVPAHDDRDFEFAQKFDLPINEVVAGGDVTKEAFTGDGEHVNSDFLDGLYNEEAIQRMTDWLEEHQVGQKKVNYKLRDWLFSRQRYWGEPIPVIHWEDGETTLVPEDELPLRLPFTKNIAPSGTTESPLANITDWVNVVDKNGRKGRRETNTMPQWAGSSWYYLRYIDPNNDRELADPEKLKEWLPVDLYVGGAEHAVLHLLYARFWHKVLYDLGVVPTKEPFQKLYNQGLILKNHEKMSKSKGNVVNPDDVIAEFGADSLRAYEMFMGPLDAAIDWADDGPASTKKFLDRVWRLFVNDLDVTPILTDKVGAKNDGKLDKVYNETVKKVTEDFESMHFNTAISQMMVFINEAYKVDIIPTEYAEGFVQLLAPVAPHMMEEIWQIMGHETSISFAAWPTYDESKLVEDTVEIIVQVNGKVRGKFQVARDTAKDEVERLALTEKHVVSFLKGQEPKRVIVIPNKIVNIVL, translated from the coding sequence ATGGCATATAACCATAAAGTTGTTGAGGCAAAGTGGCAGAAGTATTGGGCAGAGCACAAGACTTTCAAGACTACAGAGGATAAGAACAAAAAGAATTTCTACGCATTAGATATGTTCCCATATCCATCTGGTAAGGGGCTACATGTCGGGCATCCAGAAGGCTACACCGCAACTGACATTATCAGTAGAATGCGTCGGGCACAGGGCTATAATGTATTGCACCCAATGGGTTGGGATGCATTTGGCTTGCCCGCAGAGCAGTATGCGATGGATACTGGCAACGATCCAGCAGAGTTTACCAAAGAGAATATCGCCACGTTTAAGAAGCAGATTAACATGCTCGGATTCTCGTATGACTGGGACCGCGAAGTGAATACGACTGATCCGAACTTCTATAAGTGGACCCAGTGGATTTTTGAACAAATGTACAAAAAAGGTTTGGCATACGAGGCCGAGGTACCGGTCAACTGGAGTCCTGATTTAGGTACAGTTGTGGCGAACGAAGAGGTCATTGATGGTAAAACTGAGCGTGGGGGCTATCCAGTTTACAGGAAACCGATGCGGCAGTGGATGCTGCGGATTACTGCCTATGCTGATCGCCTACTAGATGACTTAGACCTCGTTGATTGGCCGGAGAGTATCAAAGAGATGCAGCGAAACTGGATTGGGCGCTCAACTGGGGCACAGGTGACCTTTAAGGTTGCGGCGACTGATGCCCAGTTCAACGTCTTCACTACGCGGCCTGATACGCTCTTTGGGGCTAGTTACACTGTTTTGGCGCCTGAGCATGAACTTGTGAGCCAAATCACGACACCTGCTCAAAGAGAGACTGTGGATGCGTATATCAAGCAGACTGAGCAGAAGAGCGACCTCCTTAGAACTGATTTGAATCACGATAAAACGGGTGTCTTTACCGGTGCCTTCGCCATTAACCCGGTTAACGGCGAGAGATTACCAATCTGGATCAGTGACTACGTGTTGGCCAGCTATGGTACTGGCGCCGTGATGGCTGTGCCAGCCCACGATGACCGTGACTTTGAATTTGCCCAGAAATTTGACTTGCCGATTAACGAAGTAGTTGCCGGTGGTGATGTTACTAAGGAAGCCTTTACTGGTGACGGTGAGCACGTGAACTCGGACTTCTTAGACGGTCTGTACAATGAGGAAGCCATTCAGAGAATGACGGACTGGTTAGAGGAGCATCAGGTTGGTCAGAAAAAGGTTAACTACAAACTACGCGACTGGTTATTTAGCCGCCAACGTTATTGGGGTGAACCAATTCCGGTTATTCACTGGGAAGATGGCGAGACAACCCTAGTGCCTGAGGATGAGTTGCCATTACGCTTACCATTTACCAAGAACATTGCACCTTCAGGGACAACCGAGAGTCCGCTGGCGAACATCACCGACTGGGTCAATGTGGTTGATAAAAATGGCCGAAAAGGGCGCAGAGAAACCAACACAATGCCTCAATGGGCGGGTAGTTCTTGGTACTACTTAAGATATATTGATCCAAATAATGATAGAGAATTAGCCGATCCTGAGAAACTAAAAGAGTGGTTACCGGTTGACCTCTACGTGGGTGGTGCCGAGCACGCCGTGTTGCACCTCCTCTATGCCCGTTTCTGGCATAAGGTATTGTATGATTTAGGCGTTGTACCAACGAAGGAGCCATTCCAGAAGCTTTATAATCAAGGCCTTATTTTGAAAAACCACGAGAAGATGTCGAAGTCAAAGGGCAATGTTGTGAACCCAGACGATGTCATTGCCGAGTTCGGTGCCGACTCATTACGCGCATACGAGATGTTTATGGGACCGCTCGACGCCGCAATTGATTGGGCCGACGATGGTCCGGCCTCCACTAAGAAGTTCCTGGACCGGGTATGGCGGTTGTTCGTGAACGACCTCGATGTGACGCCGATTCTGACGGATAAGGTCGGTGCAAAGAACGACGGTAAGCTAGACAAGGTTTACAACGAAACGGTCAAGAAGGTAACGGAAGACTTTGAATCAATGCATTTCAACACGGCAATTAGCCAGATGATGGTCTTCATCAACGAGGCGTACAAGGTGGATATCATCCCGACGGAGTATGCTGAAGGGTTCGTGCAGCTGTTAGCACCTGTTGCACCCCACATGATGGAAGAAATTTGGCAAATTATGGGTCATGAAACAAGCATATCGTTTGCGGCTTGGCCAACATATGATGAATCAAAACTCGTTGAAGACACCGTAGAAATTATTGTTCAGGTGAACGGCAAGGTCCGCGGTAAGTTCCAGGTTGCTCGGGATACCGCAAAGGACGAGGTTGAACGTTTAGCCTTGACTGAAAAGCATGTTGTATCCTTCTTGAAGGGACAGGAGCCAAAAAGGGTGATTGTGATTCCAAACAAAATTGTCAATATCGTCTTGTAA
- a CDS encoding NAD(P)H-hydrate dehydratase, with amino-acid sequence MLKNITAEQVAQTITPRAPKSYKCNYGRVLLVGGNEQFGGAIIMAAEACLNTGAGLITVATNSINNAALHTRIPEAMFIDYHAQELLVPAIKAADIVVIGPGLGTTPFALELVKTCLKLLVEQQTCIIDASALTISAENPALINDCKAQIILTPHQMEWQRLSGVKIAAQTDLQNSTQLAKLSDHATLVLKSERTKVYDQSPTVWQNPLGNPGMATGGMGDTLTGIIAGIVAQFGTTTNTVNAAVYLHSFTGDQIAQQDYVVLPAKLSHLLPQVIQQFSKQNA; translated from the coding sequence ATGCTAAAAAATATTACAGCTGAGCAGGTGGCGCAAACAATCACACCACGCGCACCAAAATCATATAAATGCAACTATGGTCGTGTGCTTCTAGTTGGTGGAAACGAACAATTCGGTGGCGCCATCATTATGGCGGCTGAAGCCTGTCTGAATACAGGCGCTGGCCTAATTACTGTGGCGACCAACAGCATCAACAATGCCGCACTCCATACCCGAATTCCAGAAGCGATGTTTATCGACTACCATGCACAAGAGTTGCTGGTGCCGGCAATAAAGGCAGCAGACATCGTTGTAATTGGCCCCGGTCTTGGTACGACCCCTTTTGCCCTCGAACTAGTAAAAACGTGTCTCAAGCTACTCGTTGAGCAGCAGACGTGTATCATCGATGCGAGCGCACTCACAATTTCGGCTGAAAATCCTGCATTAATTAACGACTGTAAAGCACAAATTATTCTGACGCCACACCAAATGGAATGGCAACGACTCAGCGGCGTGAAAATTGCCGCGCAGACCGATTTGCAGAATAGCACTCAACTAGCCAAGTTATCTGACCACGCCACACTCGTGCTGAAATCAGAGAGGACAAAAGTATACGATCAGTCCCCTACTGTTTGGCAGAATCCGTTAGGAAATCCTGGAATGGCTACCGGTGGCATGGGTGACACACTTACCGGTATCATTGCCGGAATCGTTGCCCAGTTCGGTACCACAACAAATACGGTTAATGCCGCAGTTTATCTGCACAGTTTCACGGGAGACCAGATTGCACAGCAGGACTATGTCGTGCTCCCAGCCAAGCTGTCTCACCTCCTTCCCCAAGTAATCCAACAATTCAGCAAGCAAAATGCCTAG
- a CDS encoding putative polysaccharide biosynthesis protein encodes MQNKNSQPTSSHESLIRGSAWMTFGSIFSRILGAIYIIPWYAWMGDHGNVANALTAKSYNIYSLFLIISTAGIPGAVAKQVAHYNALNEYGVGKRLFKSGLGLMVLLGIISAAVMYFLAPILSGGDLRQVPVLQSLAIAVLIIPVMSLTRGFFQGYNNMAPSALSQFVEQLARVIWMLLTAFIIMQVQHGDFLDAVVQSNLAAAIGAVFGLLLLVYFYKKKQADINELVLNSNHEVEVSTKSLLGEIVRQSIPFIILDSGITFFQLIDQYTFHPLIKLFVVADYDRIESWYALFGLNANKLIMIIVSLATAMAVTSIPLLAGAHARRNTRDIRDQIESTLELFLFVMLPSSMGMAAIAQPIYTIFYGYDATGASVLYLSAFISILLGLFAVLVAIMQGLSENGLAIKYLVIGILLKFALQLPAIYFFKLYGPLLATAAGMGITCWLALYHMKTSYHYNQPRLERRFIGIAAFSLLMFGAVSGTLKLLYLWLSETSRFHAVIAIVVALVVGVLVYGFCVLKTELAQKILGEKINGLLRKLHIRI; translated from the coding sequence ATGCAGAATAAAAATTCGCAGCCCACGAGCTCGCACGAAAGCTTGATTCGTGGCTCTGCCTGGATGACATTTGGCTCAATTTTTTCACGAATCTTAGGGGCAATCTATATTATTCCGTGGTACGCCTGGATGGGGGACCATGGGAACGTGGCTAATGCGTTAACTGCTAAGAGCTACAATATTTACAGCCTCTTTTTGATTATTTCAACCGCCGGAATTCCTGGTGCCGTTGCCAAGCAGGTAGCTCACTACAACGCTTTAAATGAGTATGGCGTGGGCAAGCGACTGTTCAAGAGTGGACTTGGCCTAATGGTGTTGCTGGGTATTATCTCGGCTGCGGTCATGTATTTCCTCGCCCCAATCCTTAGCGGAGGGGATCTACGGCAGGTACCGGTGTTGCAAAGCTTAGCCATCGCTGTGCTAATCATACCCGTGATGAGCCTGACTCGCGGGTTCTTTCAGGGCTACAACAACATGGCACCAAGCGCCCTATCACAGTTCGTCGAACAGCTGGCCCGTGTCATCTGGATGCTCCTAACTGCTTTTATCATTATGCAGGTACAACATGGAGACTTCCTAGATGCCGTGGTCCAATCCAACCTTGCTGCCGCTATTGGTGCGGTGTTTGGTTTGTTATTGCTGGTGTATTTCTACAAAAAAAAGCAGGCAGACATTAATGAACTTGTGTTGAATAGCAACCACGAGGTTGAGGTTTCTACTAAGAGCCTGTTGGGCGAAATAGTCCGGCAATCGATTCCGTTTATTATCCTCGATTCCGGAATTACATTCTTCCAGTTGATTGATCAGTACACGTTTCACCCACTGATTAAGTTGTTTGTGGTAGCGGACTATGACCGGATCGAAAGCTGGTATGCTTTATTTGGTCTGAACGCCAACAAGTTAATCATGATTATCGTGTCTTTAGCCACCGCGATGGCCGTGACATCTATTCCTTTACTAGCGGGTGCGCATGCCAGAAGAAATACACGAGATATTCGCGATCAGATTGAGAGTACTTTGGAACTGTTTTTGTTCGTGATGCTGCCAAGTAGCATGGGAATGGCGGCTATTGCGCAGCCAATCTACACAATCTTCTATGGTTATGACGCTACCGGAGCGAGCGTGCTCTACCTATCAGCATTTATCTCGATTCTCCTGGGCTTGTTCGCCGTCCTTGTAGCTATTATGCAGGGATTATCTGAGAATGGCCTAGCCATCAAGTATCTTGTGATCGGGATCTTGTTAAAGTTTGCACTGCAATTGCCGGCAATCTACTTCTTCAAGCTGTATGGTCCGCTGTTGGCTACTGCCGCTGGCATGGGAATTACTTGTTGGCTGGCGCTTTATCACATGAAAACGAGCTATCATTACAATCAGCCACGTCTAGAACGTAGATTCATCGGTATTGCGGCATTCTCTCTGTTAATGTTTGGCGCTGTTAGTGGTACTTTGAAGTTGCTGTACCTCTGGTTGTCTGAAACAAGCAGGTTTCATGCGGTTATTGCCATCGTCGTGGCACTAGTTGTCGGAGTGTTAGTTTACGGTTTCTGTGTGTTGAAGACCGAACTTGCACAGAAGATTCTCGGCGAGAAAATTAATGGTCTGTTGCGAAAATTACATATTAGAATTTAA
- a CDS encoding phosphatase PAP2 family protein, whose protein sequence is MNQNQIRARKFGIASLVLLLLFLTWAILVATSQPVINSFDKTLINVIVNHNETNLIFARSITVVGNTKTMTVLTIIAAALLLLIKRYPLALYFAGTMALANLTNSIVKHIIKRPRPTAHHLVHAGGYSFPSGHSIGSITFFSLLIIVTIILVKSHVLQTLATLIFGSMPILIGYSRIYLHVHFPSDVLGGFLLGLTFIMVSLYLYYRYRLSFNPTSTPFARDSLN, encoded by the coding sequence ATGAATCAGAATCAAATCCGTGCTCGTAAATTTGGCATTGCCAGCCTAGTATTACTTCTGCTCTTCCTTACCTGGGCAATATTGGTTGCCACTAGTCAACCGGTAATCAACAGCTTCGACAAAACTCTGATCAACGTAATTGTTAATCACAATGAAACCAACCTCATATTTGCGCGTTCAATCACCGTTGTTGGTAATACCAAGACCATGACTGTTTTGACGATTATCGCGGCTGCGCTACTTCTTTTAATCAAACGCTACCCACTAGCACTATATTTTGCAGGCACGATGGCCCTCGCCAATCTGACCAACTCAATCGTCAAGCACATTATAAAACGACCACGGCCTACTGCCCACCACCTGGTGCACGCTGGCGGCTACTCGTTTCCGTCAGGCCATTCAATCGGCTCAATCACCTTCTTTAGCCTTTTGATTATTGTCACGATAATTCTGGTAAAAAGCCATGTGCTACAAACTCTGGCGACATTAATCTTTGGTAGCATGCCTATCCTAATCGGCTATAGCCGCATCTACCTGCACGTTCACTTTCCAAGCGACGTCCTCGGTGGCTTCTTACTAGGATTAACATTTATCATGGTTAGCCTCTATCTGTACTACCGCTACCGGCTATCCTTTAACCCAACTTCGACTCCCTTTGCGCGCGATTCATTAAATTAA